A region from the Caldicellulosiruptor naganoensis genome encodes:
- a CDS encoding GAF domain-containing protein: protein MIELYDQISKLRNILEKLSSYILYVSTEKNIEDIFLQTIDICLDLTTSDGATIYLKEMIENEEKLVIKATKNQSVNFEFYLGYSLPINSISLAGYVASNRKPVIINNILSLENHEYRHFKFFDRSLHYITINTITVPIFDYTNSVIGVLQVVNKKAKPQLKLEENNAHLFTIDYTDNDARIILAISALLGIILDRIWLYQKNDQLITNTQKMLSNIFDSVKKSILTLNDIMLTGQQKFIEYLQAEKRKKVLEFKDGLELCKKQIELSKVTETIITVCYLSIETSDNKVSNIFYEVLSSEIRIYDIPVMVKENEYVLLLYNVDLIKAKMIAKRIERKMIEKANSQNYNFSFKTKWSFYEIKPSEEKTLEEICEGLKSTGAEL, encoded by the coding sequence ATGATAGAACTTTATGACCAAATTTCGAAATTACGAAATATTCTTGAGAAATTGAGCTCTTATATATTATATGTCTCAACTGAAAAAAATATAGAGGATATTTTCCTTCAAACCATTGATATATGTTTAGATCTTACAACAAGTGATGGTGCCACAATTTATCTTAAAGAAATGATTGAAAACGAGGAAAAACTTGTAATCAAAGCTACAAAAAATCAATCAGTCAATTTTGAGTTCTACTTGGGATACTCACTGCCCATAAATTCTATTAGTTTAGCAGGATATGTTGCTTCTAACCGCAAACCTGTGATTATAAATAACATTTTATCTTTAGAAAATCATGAATATAGGCATTTCAAATTTTTTGACAGGAGTTTGCATTATATTACAATTAACACTATAACAGTACCAATTTTTGATTACACAAACAGTGTTATAGGAGTTTTGCAAGTTGTTAATAAGAAGGCAAAACCTCAATTAAAACTTGAAGAAAATAATGCTCATCTATTTACTATTGACTATACTGATAACGATGCAAGAATAATATTAGCAATCTCGGCACTTTTAGGAATCATTTTAGACAGAATTTGGCTTTATCAAAAAAATGATCAACTGATAACAAATACTCAAAAGATGCTAAGTAATATTTTCGACTCGGTAAAAAAATCAATTTTGACTTTAAACGATATAATGCTGACAGGTCAGCAAAAGTTCATAGAGTATCTTCAAGCTGAGAAAAGAAAAAAAGTTCTTGAGTTTAAGGATGGACTTGAACTTTGTAAAAAACAAATTGAACTCTCAAAAGTTACTGAGACAATTATAACTGTATGTTATTTATCAATCGAAACTTCAGATAATAAAGTATCAAATATATTCTATGAAGTACTTTCATCAGAAATAAGAATATATGACATTCCTGTAATGGTAAAAGAAAATGAGTATGTCCTTCTACTTTACAACGTTGACTTGATAAAAGCTAAAATGATTGCCAAAAGGATAGAAAGAAAAATGATTGAAAAGGCAAATTCACAAAACTATAACTTTTCATTCAAAACCAAATGGAGTTTCTATGAAATAAAGCCTTCAGAAGAAAAAACTCTTGAGGAAATATGTGAAGGTTTAAAAAGTACTGGGGCAGAGCTTTAA
- a CDS encoding S-layer homology domain-containing protein yields the protein MKVFKKRLLLICVMLVFAILQIFSSIAFAQGASSPIFSDLPQDHWAYNAVKFMVERGIITGYPDNTFRPDNPVTRAEFARIMVVALNLPIKVTDNPSFKDVPKDHWAYPYVETAKYYLTGFRSSNGDYFKPSDYAVREDMAVALVKAKGLQNENVDMNILNNYIDKDQISKNLTKYVAIAIAKGIMVGSPVPNSNQLKFDPQGILTRAQAAVLLFNVVNTRTSEEKVTYDDNSSTSSTQPNSYTIPNVGAYTKGDKVVLVWNRINDKRLKGYAVVISKNNSQPAYPQDGYLKKLSNRDATYVEIGVNSKYNGGDFGSYLKGGEDYYFSITAIYEGNVYVKGNAVRMKIPSIPNYYEKPSVKYEYKDNKFVLSWQKIDDSRLVGYWVVISKKKKEPKYPDNGYLVFINDKNTTQIVINNTIPYKGGDFGEYLKDGEEYYFSVTAQYQDRLIPGNSIKAIYYSNLEIAKLRPKLQAKTVRWWGQSYINLRWDKIDNDKLQGYRVVVSDTNSSPDFYKDGLLATISDKNITSINVKAKDKYLINGEYKELKRGHYYYFTVYAIYSDRIVGGNVIRIKIP from the coding sequence ATGAAAGTATTTAAAAAACGTCTATTGCTGATATGTGTGATGTTGGTTTTTGCTATTCTACAAATTTTTTCTTCAATTGCTTTTGCGCAAGGCGCATCAAGTCCTATTTTTTCAGATTTACCGCAAGATCACTGGGCTTATAATGCTGTAAAGTTTATGGTTGAAAGAGGAATTATTACGGGCTATCCAGACAATACTTTCAGACCAGACAATCCTGTAACACGTGCTGAATTTGCAAGAATAATGGTGGTAGCATTAAACCTTCCAATCAAGGTAACAGATAACCCTTCATTTAAAGATGTTCCAAAAGACCACTGGGCATACCCTTATGTTGAAACTGCTAAATATTATTTGACTGGTTTTAGAAGTTCTAACGGTGACTATTTTAAACCGTCGGATTATGCAGTTAGAGAAGATATGGCGGTTGCGCTTGTTAAGGCAAAGGGGCTTCAAAATGAAAATGTTGACATGAATATTTTGAACAATTACATTGACAAAGACCAGATATCAAAGAACCTTACAAAGTATGTTGCAATTGCCATCGCAAAAGGTATTATGGTGGGAAGTCCTGTTCCAAATTCAAATCAGCTCAAGTTTGACCCGCAAGGAATTCTAACACGCGCACAGGCAGCAGTATTATTATTCAATGTAGTTAATACTCGAACAAGTGAAGAAAAGGTTACTTATGATGACAATTCTTCTACAAGCTCTACACAACCAAACAGCTATACAATACCAAATGTCGGTGCATATACAAAAGGCGATAAGGTTGTACTTGTCTGGAATAGAATAAATGATAAAAGGTTGAAAGGATATGCTGTTGTCATATCAAAAAACAACAGCCAACCTGCATATCCGCAGGATGGTTATCTAAAAAAACTTAGTAATAGAGATGCAACGTATGTTGAAATAGGTGTGAATTCAAAATATAACGGCGGTGACTTTGGGTCATATCTTAAGGGCGGAGAAGACTACTATTTCAGTATAACAGCAATTTACGAAGGTAATGTTTATGTAAAAGGAAATGCTGTAAGAATGAAGATACCCTCAATACCAAATTATTACGAAAAACCATCTGTTAAGTATGAATATAAAGACAATAAATTTGTATTAAGCTGGCAAAAGATAGATGATTCGCGGCTTGTCGGATACTGGGTGGTTATATCAAAAAAGAAAAAGGAACCAAAGTATCCAGACAACGGTTATCTTGTCTTTATAAATGACAAAAATACAACTCAGATTGTTATTAACAACACAATTCCTTACAAAGGTGGAGATTTTGGTGAGTATTTAAAAGATGGTGAGGAATATTATTTTAGTGTGACAGCTCAGTATCAAGATAGACTTATCCCTGGGAATAGCATCAAGGCCATTTATTACTCCAATTTAGAGATTGCAAAGTTAAGACCAAAGTTGCAGGCAAAAACAGTAAGATGGTGGGGACAGTCGTATATCAACTTAAGATGGGACAAAATAGACAACGATAAGCTTCAGGGGTACAGAGTTGTTGTATCTGATACAAACTCATCACCTGACTTCTATAAAGACGGTTTGCTGGCAACAATATCAGATAAGAACATTACTTCAATAAATGTCAAAGCAAAAGATAAGTATTTGATCAATGGGGAATATAAGGAACTCAAGAGAGGACATTACTATTACTTCACAGTTTATGCAATCTACTCAGATAGAATAGTGGGCGGCAATGTAATTAGAATAAAGATACCATAA
- a CDS encoding uracil-DNA glycosylase, with protein sequence MTTWEELERSCLSCTKCPISKDRTNVVIGDGNKNAKLMFIGEAPGEEEDKQGKPFVGRAGKLLDLALDALELSRENDFYICNILKCRPPNNRVPTEYEAQNCLPFLRAQVKLVQPRIIVCLGATAMKYILGRNLKITQDRGKWFQRGEFHIMATYHPAALLRDPGKREDFYKDLKSVKERLEKIK encoded by the coding sequence ATGACAACATGGGAAGAGCTTGAAAGAAGCTGTCTTTCTTGCACAAAATGCCCAATTTCAAAGGACAGGACAAATGTTGTAATTGGAGATGGCAATAAAAACGCAAAGCTAATGTTTATTGGCGAAGCACCGGGTGAAGAAGAAGACAAACAAGGTAAGCCGTTTGTTGGAAGAGCAGGAAAGCTTCTTGATCTTGCGCTGGATGCTCTTGAACTTTCACGTGAAAATGATTTTTATATATGCAACATCCTGAAGTGTCGACCACCCAACAATCGTGTACCTACAGAGTATGAGGCACAAAATTGTTTACCATTTTTACGGGCGCAAGTAAAACTTGTGCAGCCCAGAATAATAGTCTGTCTTGGCGCAACTGCGATGAAGTATATCCTTGGTAGAAATCTTAAAATCACCCAAGACAGAGGTAAGTGGTTTCAAAGAGGAGAGTTTCACATTATGGCTACATACCATCCAGCAGCACTTTTAAGAGACCCGGGCAAGAGAGAGGATTTTTACAAGGATTTGAAAAGTGTAAAGGAAAGGCTGGAGAAAATAAAATAG
- a CDS encoding aspartate aminotransferase family protein, with protein MKIDEIISYDKQYYVNVFGDRIPIAFEKGEGCILYDTEDREYLDFISGISVCNLGHSHPKFVAALKDQIEKLIHTSSLFYIENQTLLAKKLCEISPFDKVFFCNSGAEANEAAIKLARNYFYKKGSNRYKIITLTNSFHGRTLATTAATGQKKYQKPFEPMPEGFLNVEADIEKIRSAIDDKTAAIMIELVQAEGGIKVLEKEFVKEIYTLCKENDMLFIIDEVQTGIGRCGTLFCFEQYDIVPDIITLAKGLGNGVPIGAMLCKKEVASFEPGEHGSTFGGNLLATRAALEVLKIIEEENIIDNVKNMGEYLKQKLWELKESFKSIVDVRGLGLLIGVEFSFPVKDMVKELALNGLLTSSCGGGNVVRFAPPLIVQKEHIDRAIEIFKEVVKRYDNMGRA; from the coding sequence ATGAAGATAGATGAGATTATTTCTTATGATAAACAGTACTATGTAAATGTTTTTGGAGACAGAATTCCAATTGCCTTTGAAAAAGGAGAAGGCTGTATACTTTATGATACAGAAGACAGAGAATATCTCGACTTTATCTCTGGAATTTCTGTGTGCAATTTAGGTCATAGTCATCCGAAATTTGTTGCAGCCCTGAAAGACCAAATTGAAAAATTAATACACACATCAAGCCTTTTTTATATAGAAAATCAGACTCTTTTGGCTAAAAAACTTTGTGAAATTTCACCTTTTGACAAGGTATTCTTCTGCAATTCAGGTGCTGAGGCAAATGAAGCTGCTATAAAGCTTGCAAGAAATTATTTTTATAAAAAAGGAAGTAATCGATATAAAATTATAACACTTACAAACTCATTTCATGGAAGAACTTTAGCAACAACTGCTGCAACAGGACAAAAGAAGTATCAAAAACCATTTGAACCAATGCCAGAAGGATTTTTGAATGTTGAAGCTGATATTGAGAAAATAAGAAGTGCAATAGATGACAAGACAGCAGCTATTATGATTGAGCTTGTGCAGGCGGAAGGCGGAATCAAGGTTCTTGAAAAAGAATTTGTAAAAGAAATTTATACTCTATGCAAGGAAAATGATATGCTTTTTATAATCGATGAAGTACAAACCGGAATTGGACGATGTGGAACTCTATTTTGTTTTGAACAGTATGACATTGTGCCAGATATAATAACACTTGCAAAGGGACTGGGAAATGGTGTTCCAATTGGTGCAATGCTTTGCAAAAAAGAGGTTGCAAGCTTTGAACCTGGTGAGCACGGTTCTACATTTGGCGGGAATCTTTTAGCAACAAGAGCAGCTTTAGAGGTATTGAAGATAATTGAAGAAGAAAATATAATCGATAATGTAAAGAATATGGGAGAGTATTTAAAACAAAAGCTTTGGGAATTAAAAGAGTCTTTCAAATCAATTGTAGATGTCCGTGGTTTAGGGCTATTGATTGGAGTGGAATTTTCTTTCCCTGTTAAAGATATGGTAAAAGAGCTTGCATTAAATGGGCTTTTGACAAGCAGTTGCGGTGGGGGTAATGTTGTAAGGTTTGCCCCGCCTTTGATTGTTCAAAAAGAACATATTGACAGAGCGATAGAAATCTTCAAAGAAGTGGTGAAAAGGTATGACAACATGGGAAGAGCTTGA
- a CDS encoding DedA family protein yields the protein MEVLKQIFVSIAEYLSQFGYLGIFIGMTLESACIPIPSEIILPLGGYLVYKGIGNIFSMSLVATLGGYAGSVIVYLIGYYGGRPFILKYGKYFFISKHDFERAEKFFQKRGEITIFISRLLPVIRTFISLPAGIARMNFVKFSVYTILGSFPWSLVFVYLGKKLGDNWRIIEEHLKGLDYFILAILIIAILAYVIIKLIRSKKRVDVE from the coding sequence ATGGAAGTTCTAAAACAAATCTTTGTTTCAATTGCTGAATATTTATCACAATTTGGATATTTAGGAATATTTATTGGTATGACTCTTGAGTCTGCATGCATTCCTATTCCTTCTGAGATAATCTTACCGCTTGGAGGATATTTGGTTTACAAAGGTATTGGGAATATATTTTCTATGAGTTTAGTCGCAACACTCGGAGGCTATGCAGGCTCTGTAATTGTATACCTAATAGGATATTATGGTGGTCGACCCTTTATCCTAAAATATGGTAAATACTTTTTTATCTCAAAACACGACTTTGAAAGAGCAGAAAAATTCTTTCAAAAAAGAGGAGAGATTACAATATTCATAAGCCGTCTTTTGCCAGTAATAAGGACGTTTATCTCACTTCCTGCTGGAATTGCAAGGATGAATTTTGTTAAATTTTCTGTGTATACAATCTTAGGTTCGTTTCCCTGGTCTTTAGTATTTGTATACCTTGGCAAAAAGCTTGGAGACAACTGGAGAATAATTGAAGAGCACCTAAAAGGCTTAGACTATTTTATTTTGGCCATTTTGATAATTGCTATTTTAGCATACGTAATTATCAAGTTAATACGGTCTAAAAAGAGGGTTGATGTTGAATAA
- the uppP gene encoding undecaprenyl-diphosphatase UppP yields MSTFQAIFLGALQGLGEFLPISSSAHLIIFPWFFGWKEQPLAFDVALHLGTLLAVLVYFWRDYVEIIVKGLTEPKSEKGKLFWFIVIATIPGALFGYFLEDIVENVFRKQYLLIAIVLALFGFILYYVDKTAKNRITISNMNILHAILIGISQAFALFPGISRSGITMTTGLLLGLKKEAAAKFSFLMSAPIIFGAGAVSLLKNIHDVANQLSSFAIGFFTSAVVGFLAIHFLLEIVKKSGFKIFAYYRFVLASIILVVFLLRM; encoded by the coding sequence TTGAGCACTTTTCAAGCAATCTTTTTGGGAGCTTTACAAGGCCTTGGTGAGTTTTTGCCAATTTCAAGCTCTGCTCACCTTATCATTTTCCCTTGGTTTTTTGGATGGAAGGAGCAGCCGCTCGCGTTCGACGTAGCACTGCACTTAGGTACGCTTTTGGCTGTGCTTGTGTACTTTTGGAGAGATTACGTTGAGATTATAGTAAAAGGTTTAACAGAACCAAAATCAGAAAAAGGAAAACTTTTTTGGTTTATAGTCATCGCTACAATCCCCGGAGCGCTTTTTGGATATTTTCTGGAAGACATTGTAGAGAATGTGTTTAGAAAACAATACCTTTTAATTGCCATTGTACTTGCTCTCTTTGGTTTTATTCTGTATTATGTCGATAAAACTGCTAAAAATAGAATAACCATTTCAAACATGAATATACTCCATGCAATACTGATTGGAATCTCTCAGGCATTTGCTCTTTTTCCGGGAATATCTCGTTCAGGCATTACAATGACAACAGGACTTTTGCTGGGACTTAAAAAAGAAGCTGCTGCAAAGTTTTCCTTTTTGATGTCGGCACCAATCATCTTTGGAGCTGGGGCTGTGTCGCTTTTGAAAAATATACATGACGTTGCAAACCAGCTCTCAAGCTTTGCAATAGGATTTTTTACATCAGCAGTTGTTGGTTTTCTGGCTATACACTTCTTGCTTGAAATTGTGAAAAAAAGTGGATTTAAGATATTTGCTTACTATAGATTTGTACTTGCAAGCATCATTTTGGTTGTCTTTCTTCTGAGAATGTAG
- the tsaD gene encoding tRNA (adenosine(37)-N6)-threonylcarbamoyltransferase complex transferase subunit TsaD gives MLVLGIETSCDETAAAIVKDGREVLSNIVYSQVEIHNQFGGVVPEIASRKHVEKISYVADMALKEANIEIDKIDAIAATYGPGLVGSLLVGLSFAKALSYAKKIPFVAINHIEGHIYANFITYPDLKPPLIVLVVSGGHTNLIILEDFDRYEVVGKTRDDAAGEAFDKVARYLGLGYPGGPAIDKAAKRGDEQKYKYPSADVDEYNFSFSGLKSAVINHVHVLQQRGEEFRIEDIAASFQKAVVDTLVEKTVKLSLETNIKKIAIAGGVAANSKLREELSKKCMQHHIQLYVPDFKYCTDNAAMIASAGYFKLIKGHTSSYNTNAVPYISLVSKKE, from the coding sequence ATGCTTGTACTCGGCATTGAAACATCGTGTGATGAGACAGCAGCAGCCATTGTAAAAGATGGCAGAGAGGTTCTCTCAAACATTGTATATTCTCAGGTTGAGATTCACAATCAATTTGGTGGAGTTGTTCCCGAGATAGCATCAAGAAAACATGTTGAGAAGATTTCGTATGTAGCTGACATGGCTTTAAAAGAGGCAAATATAGAGATTGATAAAATAGATGCTATTGCAGCAACATATGGACCTGGGCTTGTTGGTTCTCTTCTTGTTGGACTTTCGTTTGCCAAAGCTCTTTCATATGCCAAAAAGATACCTTTTGTTGCCATAAATCATATAGAAGGACATATATACGCTAATTTCATTACCTATCCTGACCTCAAGCCACCTTTGATAGTTTTGGTTGTCTCAGGCGGGCATACAAATCTAATTATTTTAGAAGACTTTGACAGATATGAGGTTGTTGGAAAGACAAGAGATGATGCAGCAGGTGAGGCATTTGATAAAGTAGCAAGATATTTAGGTTTGGGGTACCCAGGGGGACCGGCGATAGATAAGGCAGCAAAACGGGGAGATGAACAAAAATATAAATATCCTTCAGCTGATGTTGATGAGTACAATTTTAGTTTTAGTGGTTTAAAATCTGCTGTTATAAACCATGTACATGTGCTACAACAGCGGGGTGAGGAGTTTAGGATTGAAGACATAGCAGCATCCTTCCAAAAGGCAGTTGTGGATACCTTGGTAGAAAAAACAGTAAAACTCTCTCTTGAGACAAATATAAAAAAAATCGCCATTGCAGGTGGGGTTGCAGCTAACTCAAAACTCAGAGAAGAACTTTCAAAAAAATGTATGCAGCATCATATACAGCTTTATGTCCCTGATTTTAAATACTGTACAGACAACGCAGCAATGATAGCGTCAGCTGGATATTTTAAATTGATAAAAGGACACACCTCAAGTTACAATACAAATGCGGTACCTTATATCAGTCTTGTGAGCAAAAAAGAGTAA
- a CDS encoding HD-GYP domain-containing protein has protein sequence MKKVKIDQLQEGMKLARDVLTENGKLLLPEGFIIKPSFIEKLREYNIDSVYVEDEIVKDYVKEEVIYHETFVAIQDLMLSAKAGEVVDPFVAREIVNDIVAEIIKEEDVFLKIVGFRDIDNYTYFHSVDVSIFSAIIGKLLGFDRKKIEDLALAALLHDFGKMKIPHEILNKPAKLTDEEFEEMKKHTIYGYQIVKNMEGISEEIAEVALLHHERLDGSGYPLKLKGNRIPIFARIVAVADVYDALTADRVYKKKIVPTKAADYLLKYAGVQFDKEIVQRFLKMVVKYPVGCFVILNTGEIAIVYEENPFNKTRPIVKVVSRKEGPPVLTPYYIDLAQDQKREIIDVINY, from the coding sequence ATGAAAAAAGTTAAAATCGACCAATTGCAAGAGGGTATGAAACTTGCAAGGGATGTACTTACTGAAAATGGCAAACTTTTACTGCCTGAAGGTTTTATTATAAAACCCTCATTTATCGAGAAATTAAGAGAATACAATATTGACAGTGTTTATGTGGAAGATGAAATAGTTAAAGATTATGTAAAGGAAGAGGTTATCTATCATGAAACATTTGTAGCAATTCAAGATTTAATGCTCTCGGCAAAAGCAGGTGAAGTTGTTGACCCTTTTGTGGCTCGCGAAATTGTCAATGACATCGTTGCTGAGATAATCAAAGAAGAGGATGTATTTTTGAAGATCGTGGGGTTCAGGGATATTGATAATTATACATATTTCCATTCGGTAGATGTTAGTATCTTTTCTGCAATAATAGGAAAGCTTTTGGGATTTGATAGAAAAAAGATAGAAGACTTAGCTTTGGCAGCACTTCTTCATGATTTTGGCAAAATGAAAATTCCTCATGAAATTTTAAATAAACCAGCAAAACTTACAGATGAAGAATTTGAAGAGATGAAAAAGCACACAATCTATGGATATCAAATAGTTAAAAACATGGAAGGAATTTCAGAAGAGATTGCAGAAGTAGCACTTTTGCATCATGAAAGGCTTGATGGGTCGGGCTATCCTCTAAAACTAAAAGGTAATAGGATTCCCATTTTTGCAAGAATTGTAGCAGTTGCAGATGTGTATGATGCTCTCACTGCTGATAGAGTTTATAAAAAGAAGATTGTACCTACAAAGGCTGCTGATTATCTTTTAAAATATGCAGGAGTTCAGTTTGACAAAGAAATTGTTCAAAGGTTTTTAAAGATGGTAGTAAAATACCCTGTCGGATGTTTTGTCATTCTGAATACAGGCGAAATTGCAATTGTATACGAAGAAAATCCATTTAATAAGACAAGACCCATTGTCAAAGTGGTTTCTCGAAAAGAGGGTCCTCCTGTACTTACTCCATATTATATTGACCTTGCTCAGGACCAAAAGAGAGAAATCATTGATGTTATAAACTATTAA